Sequence from the Heliomicrobium undosum genome:
GAAGGCGCGCCGGCGTGCTATCCTTTACGGAAAAGATGTTTCTGCAGTTGGCCGCCTTTTTATCGGTCGATCCGGAACTGATCATCCTGGATGAGGCGACGCGGGAAATGCCCTCTCGTGACCGGGAGCGTTTTTGGCAGTTGCTTGCAAAGAGTTGCGCTTCTCAGGACCATCCGGTGCAGGCCGTCGCCTTTCTTAGTCATAACCGGGACGAGGTAGGCCGCTGCCACCGGCAGGTCGACCTAGGAAAAGGGAAGGGAGGATTCTGATGCGACAGATTCAACAGATGCAATGGTTGCAATGGATGCGACAAACCCTGTTGATGGCGGCCAAGGAATTCACCCATATCCTCCGGGACCGGCGCACCCTCTTTCTGATCCTATTGGCGCCCCTGGTCACCTTCGGCCTTTTCGCTTATCTCTACGACGGCCAGCGAGTCACCGAGATAAACCTCGTCATCGTCGATGAAGACCGCAGCCCCTTGAGCCGGGAGATCATCAACATGTATGGACAGTCGGAGTTGTTCCGCTATCAAGGACTTGTCGACAGCGTCGCGGAGGCTGAGCAACGCATCCAGGAGGGGGAAAGCGACGTGGCCGTCATCATCCCTGAAAACCTGAACCGCGATGTCAAGGACGGGCGGTCCACCCAGGTCCTTACCCTGATCGACGGCACCAACATGCTCATCGCCAACGGAGCAACAAAGGGAACGACAACCGTTCTCCAGACTGTGTCGGCCGGCGTGACCTTGCGCATGATGGAAGCGAATGGGATTGTGCCGGCCAAGGCCAAAATGATGCTCCAGCCGATCAACGCTGCCATCCGCGTTGGCTACAACCCCGCCTACAACTACCGGGTTTTTCTGATCTTCGGCCTGGTGGCGACGGTCCTGCAGCAGGTGATGTTGAT
This genomic interval carries:
- a CDS encoding ABC transporter permease encodes the protein MRQIQQMQWLQWMRQTLLMAAKEFTHILRDRRTLFLILLAPLVTFGLFAYLYDGQRVTEINLVIVDEDRSPLSREIINMYGQSELFRYQGLVDSVAEAEQRIQEGESDVAVIIPENLNRDVKDGRSTQVLTLIDGTNMLIANGATKGTTTVLQTVSAGVTLRMMEANGIVPAKAKMMLQPINAAIRVGYNPAYNYRVFLIFGLVATVLQQVMLMTMSGAFCREKERGTNMILVAARMPATAVVLGKALPYFVICLFNTFLILLLANRLTDISILGVGIDLFIISLAFTLSLIGIALPISILVPDELRASQIILLIATPSFLISGFTWPLSKMPGPIVALAKCLPLTHYLAAFRIVGMKGASLSAVGVELVVLFGVGIAGVMGSMVLWHRQREAGGLIAQK